A stretch of the Atribacterota bacterium genome encodes the following:
- a CDS encoding prepilin-type N-terminal cleavage/methylation domain-containing protein, giving the protein MKKNKIKKENIGKLLNKTLTSHFGFSLIELMVVVSILALVVLGLVTIFSGGMRSYISGNAQLEAQRNARQGMDRMVRELRHGKKVKTWTSHSITVIIPEIDEEDGYEVTYAWSGTPYDSMYRTVSGGNSSFIDNILNLDFDNAKSSRINIELEVDVDRDEKADISLNTAVTLRNF; this is encoded by the coding sequence ATGAAAAAAAATAAGATAAAAAAAGAAAATATAGGGAAGTTGTTAAATAAAACATTGACTTCACATTTCGGTTTTAGCCTTATTGAACTTATGGTTGTGGTCAGCATTCTTGCTTTAGTCGTCCTGGGATTAGTGACTATATTTTCCGGAGGGATGCGCTCTTATATCAGCGGAAATGCGCAACTGGAGGCACAACGTAATGCCCGACAGGGGATGGATAGAATGGTCCGAGAACTCCGCCATGGAAAAAAAGTTAAGACCTGGACCTCTCATTCTATTACCGTAATAATTCCGGAAATTGATGAGGAAGATGGATATGAGGTAACCTATGCCTGGTCAGGAACCCCATATGATTCAATGTATCGCACTGTTTCAGGGGGGAATAGTTCTTTCATTGATAATATATTGAATTTGGATTTTGATAATGCCAAAAGTTCCAGGATAAACATTGAATTAGAAGTTGATGTTGATCGAGATGAGAAAGCTGATATTTCGCTCAATACTGCGGTTACACTTAGAAATTTCTAA
- a CDS encoding PIG-L family deacetylase, whose amino-acid sequence MGEMINKIRYNRKWQLSGLAIIIIIGLLAFWYFRTNPVLPQMTIYFLNEVKLPEAGDTILVFSPHPDDETIACGGYIIESINIGAEVYIVLITDGNRRSLKDLRYVEFENATSMMGVPKENLVYLNYPDSRLAFLNPQELKEILAEQIEKFQPNILFYPHPDDAHRDHSTAGKIIEEILQEMKEKVEVMEYLEEYEELVKEEVWEELQEAEKITQKIFYYKYLVHHSYFPHPKRYGPDLYILPPLDLITIDGGWGKFILSSETKQTKEKALRAYISQIRNPLLKNLLEASIRENELFAN is encoded by the coding sequence ATGGGAGAAATGATAAACAAGATTAGATACAACCGAAAATGGCAATTATCAGGTCTGGCAATAATTATAATTATAGGATTACTGGCATTCTGGTATTTTCGTACCAATCCAGTATTACCCCAGATGACCATTTACTTTTTAAATGAGGTGAAATTGCCTGAAGCAGGAGATACTATACTGGTTTTTTCCCCTCATCCTGATGATGAAACCATTGCCTGTGGTGGGTATATCATTGAATCGATAAATATAGGAGCAGAGGTCTATATTGTGCTGATAACTGATGGTAATCGCCGTAGCTTAAAGGATTTGCGTTATGTAGAATTTGAAAACGCTACCAGTATGATGGGTGTACCTAAAGAAAATCTGGTTTATCTAAACTATCCGGATAGTAGACTGGCTTTTCTTAATCCTCAAGAACTTAAAGAAATACTGGCAGAACAGATAGAAAAGTTTCAACCAAATATCCTTTTTTATCCCCACCCTGATGATGCTCATAGAGATCATTCCACAGCTGGTAAAATAATTGAAGAGATTCTCCAGGAAATGAAGGAAAAAGTAGAGGTAATGGAATATTTAGAGGAATATGAGGAGTTAGTAAAGGAAGAGGTCTGGGAAGAATTACAAGAAGCAGAAAAAATTACTCAGAAGATTTTCTATTATAAGTATTTAGTGCATCACAGCTATTTCCCTCATCCCAAACGATATGGGCCAGATTTATATATATTACCCCCATTAGACCTTATTACCATAGATGGTGGCTGGGGAAAGTTTATTCTTTCCAGTGAGACCAAACAAACTAAAGAAAAAGCCCTCAGAGCGTATATCAGTCAGATCAGAAATCCTTTATTGAAGAATCTTTTGGAGGCTTCCATCAGAGAAAATGAACTATTCGCAAATTAA
- a CDS encoding type II secretion system protein — MKYYYNNSRRNKGYTLLELVIIVGIISILLAASFRGLIIAKHNLELNLAAHQLAATLKDCQSRAMYTGSYYKIEFYPSLNRYRVYRENELVEDVQLENINLHYTNFTDYKVRFYNNGTPSMGGTVTLKTKNGRTLYVIMTPVTARTRVSTKPPANW, encoded by the coding sequence ATGAAATACTATTATAATAATAGTAGAAGAAACAAAGGATATACTCTCCTCGAATTAGTTATCATAGTAGGTATCATTTCAATACTTTTAGCAGCATCATTTAGAGGTTTAATAATAGCTAAACACAATTTAGAATTGAATCTGGCAGCACATCAGTTAGCCGCAACATTGAAAGATTGCCAATCCAGAGCAATGTATACTGGTAGTTATTATAAAATAGAATTTTATCCATCTTTAAATAGATACCGGGTATATCGGGAGAATGAATTGGTTGAGGATGTGCAGCTGGAAAATATAAATTTGCATTATACCAATTTTACAGATTATAAGGTTAGATTTTACAATAACGGAACACCAAGTATGGGTGGTACAGTAACCTTGAAAACAAAAAACGGCAGGACTCTATATGTGATTATGACTCCGGTGACAGCACGCACCAGAGTCAGTACCAAACCACCAGCAAACTGGTAG
- a CDS encoding AbrB family transcriptional regulator, whose amino-acid sequence MLLSLILIFVLGYLGYRIFSFLHIPGGAVTGSLVTLAVITSQGYEWVELSSYLITFMQIIIGVMIGCRFKKEQIPVIKSIFIPGLISSAWMILISLAVGFLLAKMTGIDLGTALYASVPAGLFEMGLIALSLSLSVPIVTLLQFVRVISINLSLPVIVSNCDNWDKNGKTNCQLKTDKGKYPNPNNKIKQSKATTKERAYIWEILLVLFLGSIGGFTAKYLGIPVGGMLGSMIVVGALRIAGMPLKELPPWLILITQIIVGGYLGTTFVPEMLSTLKSLLFPVLFFSIFVVLNGILIGFMFHRLLKWDLATALLATAAGGVTLMTLTAIEINADPVRVSITQTLRIVIILLIMPTLILRIIS is encoded by the coding sequence ATGTTATTATCACTTATCTTGATCTTTGTTTTAGGATATTTAGGTTATCGTATTTTTAGTTTCTTGCATATTCCCGGTGGTGCTGTAACCGGCTCCCTGGTTACCCTTGCTGTTATTACCAGTCAAGGCTATGAATGGGTGGAGCTATCTTCTTATCTAATAACTTTTATGCAGATAATTATAGGAGTTATGATTGGGTGTAGATTTAAAAAAGAACAGATTCCAGTCATAAAGTCTATTTTTATCCCTGGTTTAATATCATCAGCCTGGATGATATTAATTAGTCTGGCAGTTGGTTTTCTCCTGGCGAAAATGACTGGGATAGACCTGGGGACAGCACTTTATGCTTCAGTACCAGCAGGTTTATTCGAGATGGGCTTAATTGCCCTTTCTTTAAGTCTAAGCGTTCCGATTGTAACGCTTTTACAATTTGTACGCGTAATTTCCATAAATTTAAGCTTACCAGTGATTGTTTCTAATTGTGACAATTGGGATAAAAACGGTAAAACAAACTGTCAGTTAAAGACTGATAAGGGAAAATACCCCAATCCCAATAATAAAATAAAACAATCTAAGGCAACAACAAAAGAAAGAGCATATATATGGGAAATATTACTGGTGTTGTTTTTAGGAAGTATCGGTGGATTTACAGCCAAGTATTTAGGCATTCCCGTTGGTGGCATGCTGGGATCTATGATTGTGGTTGGGGCTTTACGTATTGCCGGAATGCCTTTAAAAGAACTTCCCCCATGGCTAATCCTGATTACCCAGATTATTGTAGGAGGATATCTTGGTACTACTTTTGTTCCAGAGATGCTATCTACTTTAAAATCTTTATTGTTTCCTGTTTTATTTTTTTCAATTTTTGTGGTTTTAAATGGAATATTAATCGGTTTTATGTTTCATAGACTATTAAAGTGGGATTTAGCTACTGCATTACTGGCAACTGCCGCAGGCGGGGTTACCTTGATGACCTTAACTGCCATAGAAATAAATGCCGATCCAGTCCGGGTGAGTATTACTCAGACCTTGAGGATTGTTATAATTTTACTTATTATGCCTACGCTGATATTACGTATTATATCCTGA
- a CDS encoding secretin N-terminal domain-containing protein, with product MIEQMKKRHINNDHNRTKIDCLENSTADFSRKKVFIVLISLLLFFFLFDVCLAQVNITITNIWYKKMPNFTRVTIKANQPIQEFESMYVGDPDRVVIDINNADYNITGLVKNTLFLNMGSVKQVRCGQIESDKVRFVIDLFQQVDYDLALDSTKQLLQINVYDYKEFLTPEKQTFTVEPLRAEEIKKIKEQEAAMVPSLVDQVTTPITMNLKETEVVDAIRTLSMLSGINIVADDSVTGNITLNLNEVSFKEALNWILTLKRLSYAQVGNALIIGTEDIIETYREKITRIVHLENASVENTKSVLDNYFGDNSNIKITPDARLNNLIVEGTEEMVLKAEELIAEMDTSLITRSFKIDNATFSEEVDEIKRMLGIVIPDENRIIIDYRQNEIIIKGNQEEIANAETMIQGLDKRAPQIMIESKIVEITLDAEKDLGISWSSGATDEEGVVPGRIVLGEITLGGSFERQGLIKATLDALQRKGETNVLSNPKILTLDGKKAVILSGQKIPIREITEEGIETIRYLDVGLNMTITPRLSMDDKITLDCDIKVESLGAELIQGYPIINSRQEQAIIRSPLGVTNVIGGLITSEDIENITEIPFLSKLPLIGELFKFTNHTKKRSEIIILITAHKVEY from the coding sequence ATGATTGAACAAATGAAAAAAAGGCATATAAATAATGACCATAACAGAACTAAGATTGATTGTCTGGAAAATAGCACAGCTGATTTTAGCAGAAAGAAAGTTTTCATTGTTTTGATTTCTTTATTATTATTTTTCTTTTTATTTGATGTTTGTCTTGCTCAAGTAAATATTACCATTACTAATATCTGGTATAAGAAGATGCCCAATTTTACCAGAGTAACTATCAAGGCTAATCAGCCAATTCAAGAATTTGAATCAATGTATGTAGGAGACCCGGATCGGGTTGTTATTGACATTAATAATGCTGATTATAATATTACCGGGTTGGTAAAGAATACCCTCTTCTTGAATATGGGTTCTGTCAAACAGGTCAGGTGTGGACAGATTGAGTCAGATAAAGTAAGATTTGTCATTGATTTATTTCAACAGGTAGATTACGATCTGGCGCTGGATAGCACCAAACAGTTATTGCAAATTAATGTTTATGATTATAAAGAGTTCCTCACTCCTGAAAAACAAACATTTACTGTGGAACCTCTTAGGGCAGAAGAGATTAAAAAAATAAAAGAACAAGAAGCGGCTATGGTCCCCTCTCTGGTGGATCAGGTTACTACTCCCATTACTATGAACCTAAAGGAAACTGAGGTTGTTGATGCTATTCGAACCCTATCTATGTTGAGTGGTATTAATATTGTGGCAGACGATTCAGTTACCGGGAATATTACCCTTAATTTAAATGAAGTTTCTTTTAAAGAAGCTTTAAATTGGATTTTAACTTTAAAGAGACTTAGCTATGCTCAGGTAGGGAATGCTCTGATTATTGGTACCGAAGATATTATTGAAACATATCGGGAAAAGATAACACGTATTGTTCATCTGGAAAATGCCAGTGTAGAAAATACCAAGAGTGTTCTGGATAATTACTTTGGCGATAATAGTAATATCAAGATAACCCCGGATGCCAGGTTGAATAACCTTATTGTTGAAGGAACGGAAGAAATGGTATTAAAAGCGGAAGAGCTGATTGCGGAAATGGATACCAGCTTGATTACCCGAAGCTTTAAGATTGATAATGCCACTTTTTCGGAAGAAGTTGATGAAATTAAGAGAATGTTAGGTATTGTTATTCCGGATGAAAATAGAATTATAATTGATTACCGGCAAAATGAAATTATTATTAAGGGAAACCAGGAAGAAATTGCTAATGCTGAGACCATGATTCAAGGACTGGACAAACGTGCGCCACAGATTATGATTGAATCTAAAATTGTGGAGATTACCCTGGATGCCGAAAAGGATCTGGGAATCTCCTGGTCTTCCGGTGCCACCGATGAGGAAGGGGTTGTTCCTGGTAGGATAGTACTGGGTGAAATAACCTTAGGTGGTTCATTTGAAAGACAGGGTTTAATTAAAGCAACCCTTGATGCCTTACAAAGAAAAGGGGAAACGAATGTTTTATCAAATCCCAAAATACTAACTCTTGACGGTAAAAAAGCTGTGATTCTTTCCGGTCAGAAAATTCCGATTCGTGAAATTACTGAAGAAGGTATAGAAACGATTCGCTACCTTGATGTTGGCTTAAATATGACCATTACACCCAGATTAAGTATGGATGATAAAATTACCTTGGATTGCGATATAAAAGTTGAGTCATTAGGAGCTGAATTAATTCAAGGATATCCCATCATTAATTCCAGGCAGGAACAGGCAATTATACGCTCACCTTTAGGAGTAACTAATGTGATAGGAGGATTGATTACCTCAGAAGACATCGAAAATATTACTGAAATACCATTTTTAAGTAAATTACCCCTTATTGGTGAGTTATTTAAATTTACCAATCATACCAAGAAAAGATCTGAAATTATTATCCTGATTACTGCCCATAAAGTTGAATATTAA
- a CDS encoding PilN domain-containing protein, giving the protein MAKNKNIIRDINLLPSEYREKEKFNLFRILIATFIILLFAASGFLYFYLENEILTRENEVRNLETQLKAIEKVIQEVKNLEKDKAELAERVAVIESLITNQSRMTRVLGDFSESTFSEVWLNNLSINANQSFNLVANTFNNYLVAQYMNSLKDHQGFDAIELQYIRKQTTRIPEMEKNIDTVSFQLSGIFIPYYRLLNKESSVSAK; this is encoded by the coding sequence ATGGCAAAAAATAAAAATATCATCAGAGATATTAACCTATTACCATCGGAATACCGGGAAAAAGAGAAATTTAACTTATTCAGGATATTGATAGCAACTTTTATAATTCTGCTCTTTGCTGCCTCAGGTTTTCTATATTTCTATCTGGAGAACGAAATTTTAACCAGGGAGAATGAAGTAAGGAATTTGGAAACTCAGTTAAAAGCCATTGAAAAGGTCATTCAGGAAGTAAAAAATCTGGAAAAGGATAAGGCTGAATTAGCTGAAAGAGTTGCGGTAATAGAAAGTTTGATTACAAATCAATCCCGCATGACCAGAGTCTTAGGTGATTTTAGCGAGTCAACTTTCTCTGAGGTGTGGCTTAATAACTTAAGTATAAATGCTAATCAATCTTTTAATTTAGTTGCCAATACTTTTAATAATTATTTAGTTGCTCAGTATATGAATAGTTTGAAAGATCACCAGGGTTTTGATGCCATTGAATTACAATATATTCGTAAGCAGACTACCAGAATTCCGGAGATGGAAAAGAATATTGATACAGTAAGTTTTCAGTTATCGGGAATTTTTATTCCTTATTATCGTTTATTAAACAAAGAAAGCAGTGTTTCAGCAAAATAG
- the pilM gene encoding type IV pilus assembly protein PilM, which yields MLAIDFGARSIKVVKLSRTGSGYHLDNFGMVLTPPDSILHGEIKDIEAVSQALNKMLHKKRLYDRGSIIAITGQKVIIREITTPLMTEKELSEGLQWEAPKYVPYDLKESLLDAKKIEELEEKEGTKMMKVLLVAAPKTLVEQQISVLKNIKMQPKIVDIVANAQIRAFESYLTPSSSSTEDGTMIDIILSMGASTTEITLLEGDRLKFTRTILKGGSDITRLIEKKFNLPFQEAEALKRHVGLSLPEEALIAEDNNDIKVEEKAETDAILEQMDEEQINTKIDKKDESMPAEEEIADLIHTGVTDVFNEIRKSLNYFKTQYQKVKYQRIILCGGMTQLLNIGQTLKKQFGITVVIANPLKSISVNEQEVDINHLDKYKSALATAIGLAKRER from the coding sequence ATGCTTGCTATAGATTTTGGTGCAAGATCTATCAAAGTAGTAAAATTAAGCAGGACAGGGAGTGGATATCATCTGGATAATTTTGGGATGGTATTAACTCCACCGGATAGTATTTTACATGGAGAGATTAAAGATATTGAAGCGGTTAGTCAAGCTTTAAACAAAATGCTTCATAAGAAGAGACTCTATGATCGTGGTAGTATTATTGCTATTACCGGTCAGAAGGTTATTATCCGCGAAATTACTACCCCCTTGATGACTGAAAAGGAACTGTCAGAAGGATTACAGTGGGAAGCCCCAAAATATGTCCCCTATGATTTAAAGGAATCTTTGCTGGATGCAAAAAAAATAGAAGAATTAGAAGAAAAAGAAGGCACCAAAATGATGAAGGTTTTATTGGTCGCTGCACCAAAAACCCTTGTTGAACAACAGATTTCAGTATTAAAGAATATAAAGATGCAACCTAAAATAGTAGACATAGTTGCCAATGCCCAGATAAGAGCGTTTGAAAGTTACCTTACTCCATCGTCCAGTAGTACAGAAGATGGAACTATGATTGATATTATTCTCTCTATGGGAGCCAGTACCACAGAAATTACTTTACTGGAAGGGGATCGATTAAAATTTACCAGGACTATTCTTAAAGGTGGAAGTGATATTACCAGATTAATTGAGAAGAAATTCAATCTCCCCTTTCAAGAAGCAGAGGCGCTTAAACGTCATGTTGGTCTCTCCTTGCCGGAGGAAGCGTTGATTGCCGAAGATAATAACGACATAAAAGTAGAAGAAAAAGCAGAGACTGATGCAATTTTAGAACAAATGGATGAAGAACAAATTAATACAAAAATAGATAAAAAAGATGAATCAATGCCTGCCGAGGAAGAGATTGCTGATTTAATTCATACCGGTGTTACAGATGTTTTTAATGAAATTCGTAAGTCATTAAATTACTTTAAGACCCAATATCAGAAAGTGAAATATCAAAGAATTATCTTATGCGGTGGCATGACTCAGTTACTCAACATCGGACAAACGCTGAAAAAACAATTCGGTATCACTGTTGTGATTGCTAATCCCTTAAAAAGTATTTCTGTTAATGAACAAGAAGTCGATATTAATCACCTTGATAAATATAAGTCTGCCCTCGCTACTGCTATCGGATTAGCAAAAAGAGAAAGGTAA
- the pilO gene encoding type 4a pilus biogenesis protein PilO: MKLNRNAKIIISILLLIIFAYLNYSFIYQPRNIRIKQLDQQISSLQNRIAEGKLIAARLEDLKKENQELTERLEFVEVLLPQEKEIPEFLILLQDTMNEFNIDFSTFTPQNLIQEQNVIYAKLPINIVFTANYFETIKFLDRLENFPRIVDVRDLKLNPVGEDVENVNVNMSIFTYVLRKGR; encoded by the coding sequence GTGAAGTTAAATAGAAATGCAAAAATTATTATTTCCATTCTTTTACTCATTATTTTTGCCTATTTAAATTATTCCTTTATCTATCAACCAAGAAATATTAGAATAAAACAATTAGACCAACAAATTAGTTCATTACAGAATAGGATTGCTGAGGGAAAGCTTATTGCCGCTCGGTTGGAAGATTTGAAAAAAGAAAACCAGGAGCTGACTGAACGTTTAGAATTCGTTGAAGTGCTTCTACCTCAAGAAAAGGAAATTCCGGAATTTCTGATTCTCTTACAGGATACTATGAATGAGTTTAATATTGACTTCTCCACTTTTACCCCACAGAATTTAATACAGGAACAAAATGTTATCTATGCTAAATTACCCATCAACATAGTTTTTACTGCTAACTATTTTGAAACCATTAAATTTTTAGATAGATTAGAGAATTTTCCCAGAATTGTTGATGTTAGAGATTTAAAGCTTAATCCTGTTGGTGAAGATGTCGAGAATGTTAATGTTAATATGAGCATTTTTACCTATGTCTTAAGGAAAGGAAGATAG
- a CDS encoding prepilin peptidase, whose amino-acid sequence MHNYLFRLFTGIIIVTIGLVIGSFSNVCIYRIPRRESLIFPGSHCPKCNHPIKFYDNIPLVSYLLLKGKCRYCQEKISGQYPLVEFSTGFIYLILFLSYGLQLKTFVYMLFCSALIIITFIDLKEKMIPDVISLPFMALGFLLSFVPGSLSPINSLLGILSGGGSLLLIAVVGSYLFKKEAMGGGDIKLAAMVGAFLGWQLTLLSLFLGFLLGSIVGIIILIKNKGNKDQSDSLPFGPFIALGTVIALLFGQAIIDWYLII is encoded by the coding sequence ATGCATAACTATCTATTTCGATTGTTCACAGGAATAATTATTGTTACAATTGGTCTGGTAATCGGTAGCTTCAGTAATGTCTGTATCTATCGTATTCCCCGCAGAGAATCTCTCATTTTCCCTGGCTCGCATTGTCCTAAATGCAACCATCCTATCAAATTTTATGACAATATTCCGCTGGTCAGTTATCTCCTCTTAAAAGGTAAATGCCGCTACTGCCAGGAAAAGATATCAGGACAATATCCGCTGGTAGAATTCTCAACTGGTTTTATTTATCTGATTTTATTCTTATCTTATGGATTGCAATTGAAAACCTTTGTTTATATGTTATTTTGTTCGGCTTTAATTATAATTACCTTTATAGATTTAAAAGAAAAGATGATTCCCGATGTCATCTCTCTTCCTTTTATGGCACTCGGTTTCTTATTAAGCTTTGTTCCAGGTAGCTTATCTCCCATTAATTCCTTGCTGGGCATTTTATCAGGAGGCGGTAGCTTGCTCTTAATAGCTGTGGTTGGCAGCTATCTCTTCAAAAAAGAAGCAATGGGGGGAGGGGACATTAAATTAGCTGCTATGGTAGGTGCCTTTTTAGGATGGCAATTAACTCTGCTTTCTCTTTTTCTGGGTTTTCTTCTGGGATCTATTGTCGGTATTATCATATTAATCAAAAACAAAGGAAATAAAGATCAAAGTGATTCCCTTCCTTTTGGACCATTTATTGCTCTGGGGACTGTAATTGCCCTTCTTTTTGGTCAAGCTATTATCGACTGGTATCTTATAATATAG
- a CDS encoding prepilin-type N-terminal cleavage/methylation domain-containing protein, which translates to MLEIRKSLFRNQRGFSLIELMVAIAILGAAAFGIFQSFQAGFWGMSDARARTIATNIAQKKLEEIKGKSLAEGTYPDPDNPIVVSGKDFNVEIVVKDVVEKGLSTGLKKITTTVEWQKRNGTRANVTVEGLQSKALAPPDTDVPTAILLSISPSDIKVAEQSLIKVTILDQDNYPIAFEGQINLSMNPETLGDLNDEFLIFNGESYITTEFIANDSGEAGVVVINAVDDAGELIPDSDMITILGGEPVGIDLSADPNSIIINGDTSTLTVKITDEDGVLADYWTGIVELTLTSGNDTGDLGEPPVGDTITLSFEEENIKTTLFTSSAQEGEAIVTATDQAGILDSDSVTINVTSGPPYQIDISAEPKSIFIAGYEGGPTSSTITVTIKNETGIPVSGFIGTISLSILSGEESGSLLANSLPFNGESTLSTTFTSATIPGNVIIEARDTTSTEPLAPDTDSLTVATGPPQFIEIVAAPDIIVNDGVDSSTLTVILKDFHGNVSSFDEDKELTFSLNPDKGTVNNTPLTLPAGHSQISTTYICADESFEGNVDITVNCEGILEGSTTTVQVAQRAIRESENPNIRYGGRWIYDYWRRTWIWSEDREQIFFDIDVLGGTIDISQIDLAWKEGTSLGLQAITIRDISSNVKVQRSWYYSYPSIPIYPAFYEISSFQINQTLGVGTYTIQLDCRGEIENRTLIIQFHGTYSGKTNIYQLEFLSPDYIV; encoded by the coding sequence TTGTTAGAAATTAGAAAATCTTTATTCCGAAATCAAAGGGGATTTTCATTAATTGAGCTAATGGTAGCAATTGCTATTTTAGGCGCTGCTGCTTTTGGTATATTCCAGTCCTTCCAAGCTGGATTCTGGGGAATGAGTGATGCTCGGGCACGAACTATTGCCACTAATATTGCTCAGAAAAAATTGGAAGAGATAAAGGGTAAATCCCTTGCTGAAGGGACATATCCTGACCCGGATAATCCTATTGTTGTTTCAGGCAAAGATTTTAATGTAGAAATAGTTGTTAAGGATGTTGTAGAAAAGGGCTTATCGACTGGTCTAAAAAAAATCACTACTACAGTAGAATGGCAGAAGCGCAATGGAACACGAGCCAATGTTACTGTAGAAGGATTGCAAAGCAAAGCTCTTGCCCCTCCTGATACTGATGTTCCTACTGCTATCTTGCTTAGTATTAGTCCCAGTGACATAAAAGTTGCCGAACAATCCTTAATTAAAGTAACAATTTTGGATCAAGATAACTATCCGATTGCTTTTGAAGGCCAGATTAATCTATCCATGAATCCAGAAACTTTGGGAGACCTGAATGATGAGTTTCTTATTTTTAATGGTGAAAGTTATATTACAACAGAATTCATCGCCAATGATAGTGGAGAGGCAGGGGTGGTAGTAATTAACGCGGTAGATGATGCTGGGGAACTAATTCCTGATTCAGATATGATTACTATTCTTGGTGGAGAACCAGTAGGTATTGATTTATCTGCTGATCCTAATTCGATTATCATTAATGGTGATACCTCTACTCTTACGGTAAAAATTACAGATGAAGATGGTGTTCTGGCTGATTACTGGACGGGAATAGTGGAATTAACGCTTACATCGGGTAATGACACTGGAGATTTAGGGGAACCGCCAGTAGGCGATACCATTACCCTGAGCTTTGAGGAAGAGAATATAAAGACTACCTTGTTTACTTCCTCTGCACAGGAAGGAGAAGCGATAGTAACAGCAACTGACCAAGCGGGAATATTAGATTCTGATAGTGTAACCATAAATGTTACCAGTGGTCCACCCTATCAGATTGATATCTCTGCTGAACCAAAATCTATTTTTATTGCAGGATATGAAGGTGGACCTACTTCCTCTACCATCACAGTAACTATTAAAAATGAAACAGGGATTCCTGTTAGTGGTTTTATAGGAACAATTTCCCTATCCATATTATCTGGAGAGGAAAGCGGATCACTGTTAGCTAATAGTCTACCTTTTAATGGAGAGAGTACCCTTTCTACTACCTTTACTTCTGCCACGATTCCTGGCAATGTAATTATTGAAGCAAGAGATACCACTTCGACAGAACCATTGGCTCCCGATACGGATTCACTTACTGTAGCCACAGGTCCACCTCAATTCATTGAAATAGTGGCAGCGCCAGATATCATTGTCAATGATGGAGTTGATTCCTCTACTTTAACCGTAATCTTGAAAGATTTCCATGGGAATGTTTCTTCTTTTGATGAAGATAAAGAACTTACTTTTTCTCTTAATCCGGATAAAGGTACGGTAAATAATACTCCTTTAACCTTGCCAGCCGGGCATAGCCAGATTAGCACAACCTATATCTGTGCTGATGAATCCTTTGAAGGCAATGTAGATATTACTGTCAACTGCGAAGGAATTTTGGAGGGCAGCACTACAACTGTTCAAGTTGCTCAAAGAGCTATTAGAGAATCAGAAAATCCCAATATTCGTTATGGAGGAAGATGGATTTATGATTACTGGCGAAGGACTTGGATCTGGAGTGAAGATAGAGAACAAATATTTTTTGACATTGATGTTTTGGGAGGAACCATTGATATCTCGCAGATTGATTTAGCCTGGAAAGAAGGGACTTCCTTGGGTTTGCAAGCAATAACAATAAGAGATATCAGCTCTAATGTTAAGGTGCAAAGAAGCTGGTACTATTCTTATCCTTCTATCCCAATTTATCCGGCATTTTATGAGATTAGTAGTTTTCAAATTAACCAGACGCTTGGTGTAGGGACTTATACCATACAATTGGATTGTAGAGGGGAAATTGAAAATAGAACACTTATTATTCAATTCCATGGTACCTATTCAGGCAAAACAAATATTTATCAATTAGAATTCTTAAGTCCTGATTATATTGTTTAG
- a CDS encoding GNAT family N-acetyltransferase, translating into MLYSYFKGEFTVPDFSREYPAALHINIASEYRGKMIGSLLVNHFLQFLKEKKVKGIHFGVLSEKAKRFFLKLDFEILFSEEYTFLRFISGETLPHYIMGKKL; encoded by the coding sequence TTGTTGTATAGTTATTTCAAGGGCGAATTTACTGTTCCTGATTTTTCTCGGGAATATCCGGCAGCTTTACATATTAATATTGCTTCTGAATATCGAGGGAAAATGATTGGTTCATTATTAGTTAATCACTTTCTGCAATTTTTAAAAGAGAAGAAAGTTAAAGGTATTCATTTTGGAGTTCTTTCCGAGAAGGCAAAGAGATTCTTTTTAAAGCTAGATTTTGAGATATTGTTTAGTGAGGAATATACCTTTTTACGATTTATAAGCGGGGAAACACTTCCCCATTACATTATGGGTAAAAAATTATAA